From the Polaribacter huanghezhanensis genome, the window TTACAAAAAGACTGAATTTCTGTTGCTGTTCCTGGTTCTTGACCACCAAACTGATTAGAAGGAACGCCTATAATCATTAATTTGTCTTTATACTGCTCATATAATTCTTGTAAACCTTCGTATTGTGGCGTAAAGCCACATTCTGAAGCCACATTTACAAACAATATTTTTTTGCCTTTATAGTCTGATAAATTTATTTTTTCTCCAGAAATACTCTTAATTTCTATGTTGTATAATGAACTATTTGTTTCCATTTTTTCTTTTTTATTGATGAGATTTATGCTTAAAAATAAACAAAGTAAATATATGTTATTCATTTTCTTAATTGTATAAAATTATGTATCCGTTTAAAGTTGACGCAATTGTCAACCAAATTAAATAGGGTGCAATTAACAAGGTGTACCATTTTAATTGTTTGATAAAATTGAATGTAAAAAAACCTACCAACAACCATAGGCTAATTATTACAACAAATCCAACAATTGTTAAATGTTGATTGAAGAAAAAATAATTCCAACTAACATTTAAAATCCATTGTACTAGAAATAATCGTATTAAAAAAGAATTATTCTCTTTAAAAAGCAATGCTAATTTGGTCATATAAAATGAAAATAGCACCATAATTGTTGTCCAAGCAGCACCAAAAACCCAACCTTCTGGAGTCCAAGGAGCCTGATTTAGTGATGTGTACCAATTTGATGCTGGGCCATCATTCATTAAAATAGTTCCAATGCCCAAAGCACCAACGTTTGCCACAAAGAAAATTACGAATAAAATATACTTGTTTTTCATTTTTATACTGTTTTAAAAAAGTTAGACTTCTTAAATTGTTCATTTAAAAATACCACCCAAAAAAGCATGTTAAAAGCATAACCAATATCTTCAATAGGGATTGTAAATAGACGAATTCCCAGGTTTTCTGAATTGTTATACCAAACTACTGGCTCTGCTATAAAACTACCTGTTAAGATTCCGTTCACAATTAAAAACGGAATTAAAATAATGACAAAAGCAATGTAAAATCGCTTTAAAATGTCTTCAGCAAAAAATAGTGCAACTAATAAAGTAAGTATTAATAATGAATAATTAATACTTGTGTACCATTTATCTAAATTAAAAAACAATGTAACAGCCGTAATAATCAATAAAAAATAAGTGATTCCTTTTACTGCTTTAGAAGACAATAAAAGCTTTGGTTTAAAATATTCTAAGGAATAATGGATAAAAATACTAGCATACGGAATACAAATAAAAAACAACATTTCATCAATCGGCAAACCTGCAATTTTGTAAGGTAAATGATAGGCTTCATTAAAACCCCAAATTCCATTTTTGGTAAAAATAACGTCCCAAATAATAAAAAATGTTGCCACTATAAGTATTGACGAAAAAAACGTTTTCCATTGTTTAATGAAATTCATTTTCTTATTGAAAGAATACAATAAAGGAAAGCTAATTGAGCCAATATTTAATAGCAAATACAAATACATTAGCCTTTGTGTTTTTTAAAATATTTTAAAGGCACAAACAACATTCCAAAGCATTCCCCATCTGGTTTATCTAAATGTTTATGATGAATTTTATGTGCTTTTCTCAACCCTTTTAAATACATACTACTTGTATTTCTAAACCATTTAAAACGTCTATGAATTAACACATCATGTACTAAAAAATAGGCAATTCCATAACATAAAATCCCTAAACCGATAAAGAATAAATAGTTGATTTCTGGTCTAATTCCAAAATAAAATAATAAAATACTTGGAATTGCAAACACTACAAAAAAAGCATCATTTTTTTCAAAGACATGCGGATATCCTGGCTGATGATGATCTTCGTGTAAAAACCAACCAAAACCATGCATCACATATTTATGTGTACACCAAGTGATGCCCTCCATTGTTAAAAATGTTATCAAAGTCGTTAAAGCAAAAAACATCAGATTAAATTTAGTTTATATTTTACAAAACTTCTTGCTAGTAAATTTATTTTCATCGGATTAGATATTCTAACTCTTGTTTCCATTATTTTAGAAGAAGGTGTCTGTTTTAATTTTTTTAATAATCTTTTATAATATCGATATGCAACATAGACACCAAATTTTGCCTCAACAGGAAGCTTTAAAATCCCCTCTTTAAAAGCAACTTCAAAATCTTCCTCTATTTCTTTTATAATTTGATCTTTAGATTCGTTATTTAATGCTCGAAAATCTACATTCGGAAAATAAGATCTCTGTAAACCTTCCAAATCATCTTTTAAATCTCTTAAAAAATTTACTTTCTGAAAAGCAGAGCCTAATCGCATTGCGGCAGATTTTAATTCGTCGTATTTTTGAATATCACCATTTACAAAAACTTTTAAGCACATTAACCCAACTACATCGGCAGAACCATAAATATACGAATCATATTCTTCCTTTGTTTTGTATGCTGTTTTATATAGATCCGCTTTCATGCTTTTTAAAAACGCCTGAATTAAATCATCAGAAATTTGGTACTGAAGAACCGTTTGTTGAAATGCATTTAAAATTGGATTTAAACTAATTCCGTCTTCTAAAGCTTCATAATAGTCCGCTTCAAACTTATTGATTAATTTTTTTTTATCATATTGATGAAAAGAATCTACAATTTCATCAGCAAAACGAACAAAACCATAAATATTATAAATGGCTGTTCTAATTTTTGGTGATAACATTTTTACCGCTAACGAAAACGAAGTACTGTATTTTTTAGTAACCAACTTACTGCAGTTATTAGAAACCTCATCAAATAGTGCTTTCATACGAATGTTTTTTTATAATTAAATCGGAAACTATTTTTCCAGAAATTAATGAGGGAGGAACTCCAGGACCCGGAACTGTTAATTGACCAGTAAAAAATAAATTTTTGACTGTTTTACTTTCTATTTTAGGTCTTAAAAAAGCAGTTTGAGTCAAAATATTTGCCAAACCATAAGCGTTCCCTTTATACGAATTGTAATCTTTGATAAAATCATTTACACAATATGATTTTTTAAATAAAATGCTGCTTTTTACTTCTTGATTTGTTAAGTTTTCTAATCTATCAATAATTTTTGTAAAATAGACTTCTCTTAACTCTTCTGTATCTTCTAATCCTGGTGCTAAAGGAATTAAAAAAGTTGCTACTTCTTTTCCGCCCGGAGCTAAACTAGCATCTGTTATACTCGGAAAACTTGCATAGAATAATGGCTTTTCTGGCCAAGAAGGATCATCGTAAATTGTTCTTGCATGTTCATCAAAATCAGTATCAAAAAACAATGTATGATGTGAAACGTCTTTTAGCTTTTTATCTAACCCAACATAAAATAATAATGACGAAGGTGCAAACACTTTTTTGCTCCAATACTTTTCTGAATACTGTCTGTATTTAGTCGGTAATAAGGTTTCTGTATGATGATAATCTGCTCCACTAACCACAATATCAGATGGTATAAATACATCATTTACAATTAAACCAGTGGTTTTACCACTATCATCCAAACAAATTTTTTCGACATTTGCATCTGTCTCAAACACAACTCCCAAACTGGAAGCTAAAGTTGTCATTGCTTCTACCACTTTATACATTCCTCCTTTTGGATGCCAAGTTCCCAAGCCAAAATCTGCATAATTCATGAAATTATAGAACGCGGGAGTATTACTTGGTTTTGCGCCCAAAAACAATACAGGAAATTCTAATATTTGAATCAACTTCTGACTTTTAATTTTTTTACGAACTTGGGTTCTAATGGTTGAGAAAAATTGATTGATTCTTTTAATTGTTACCGGAGTAATCAATTCAAGCGGAGAAACTCCAGGTCTGTATACCAAATCTTTAATTGCCGTATTGTAATTAAACTTTGCGGCATCTAAAAAATCTTTCAAATATTTAGAACTTCCTTTTTCTTCTTTTTCAAATGCATCAAAAATTTCTTTTAATTTACCAGAAATAATAATAGATTCTAATTCAGAAAAATACACTTGATATGCAGGATCTAATCGATCTAACTCGTAAAAATCTGATGGTTTTTTATCAAAATCGTTAAAAAACTTCTCAAAAACGTCTGGCATCCAATACCAAGTTGGACCAATATCAAAGGTAAATCCTTCTTTTTTATATTGCCTCGCCCTACCTCCTGTTGTCTTGTTTTTCTCATACACCGTAACGTCGAAACCAGCTTTTGCTAAATAACATGAAGCAGATAATGATGAGAATCCTGAACCTATAATGTGAATTTGTTTTTTCATTTTGTTTAACAAATATACAATTTTATTAAACAAAAATACATAAATCAAAAAAATTTATAAATCTTTTAACAAATCAATCAAGCCTTTATAAAATAAAAATTGACCATTATAATCAGTAGAATTTAGATTTTTAGTTCGATTACCAAAAGCCCAAAATTCGTGTTTTGTGTTTTTTAATTTCACATCGATCTCACTAATATAGTCATTCATTAATAAATCCACTGGAGCAACTGTAAAAGAGGATATAAATTTTATTTTAGTAAACATTGTTAAAAGAGAATTCAAATTGTCTAACGGAATACTTTGTCCTAAATAAATCGTCTTTTTTCCTCTTAAAGATAGTTCATAGTTTAAATACATCAATCCTAATTCATGAATTTCATTTTCAGGTAAAAACAACACATAGACCTCGCTATCATCTACCAATAAATTTTGTTGAATTTTCTCAATATTGATTTGTATTTTCTGTGAAATTAAATTTGAAACAAAATGTTCGTGAGCAGGAGTTAAAGTGTCTGTTTGCCACATTAAACCTATGTGGTCTAAAAAAGGAATAAACACCTCTTTAAAAACATCTCTAAATGTTTTATTAATCAATAATTGATTATAGGTTTGATTAAACAATACTTGATCAAAACTAAACATTGCCATTTTAAATGCATTAATAGAATTGTCTACCAATGCATTTTTATTCGCTAATTCTCTTGCAATTAAAACAATTGATTCTTCAGATAATTTTGCAATTTTCGAAATCTTATAATTATTTTTATTTAACAAAGAAACATTCAATAATTTCTGGAGGTTTTTAGTATCATAATATCGTGCATTTCCACTCGTTCTTTCTGGCGATAACAGTTGATACCTTTTTTCCCAAATCCTAATTGTATGCGCCTTAATTCCAGATAGATTTTCTAAGTCTTTAATTGTAAAGCTTGTCTTTATATTGTTCAATTTAAAATTAGTTTAATTAAACAAATATATGATTTTCATTTTAATAGTAAAATTTTAAAGCCTAAGTCTGTAACATTTTTTACTTTTGAGCTACTTATAACATTAAACTAACCAATTATTAACGTGCAAAAAGATTTAGAGTCTAAATTTTTACTGGATTTTGAGCAAAATCAAAATATTGTTCACAAAGTATGTAGAATCTACACTACAAATCAAGATGCACATAATGATTTGTTTCAGGAAGTTGTGATTCAACTATGGAAAAATTACAGCAAGTTTAGAGGCGATTCAAAATTCAGCACCTGGATGTACAGAGTAGCATTAAACACCGCAATTTCTTTATATAGAAAATCGACCAGAAGTATTAAAACTCAAGATATAGATGATTTTAGTTATAGAATAAAATCTAGCGAGTACGATAATACCGAAGAGTTGCAATTAGAAGCATTATACAAAGCAATTCATCAATTAAATGATATTGATAAAGCGCTCATATTTTTGTATTTAGAAAACAAACCTTATAAAGAAATTTCAGAAACTTTAGGGATCACTGAAGTAAATGCAAGAGTTAAAATGAATAGAGCAAAAGAAAAGTTAAAAAACATATTAAACCCATAAAAATGGATTTAGAAAAATATAAAAAATCTTGGGAAAATCAGCCAGTAGAGACAAATGCGGTTTCTAATATTGATGTTTACAAAATGTCACATTCAAAATCTTCATCAGTAGTAAAATGGATACTAATTGTTGGAATCCTTGAACTCATTTTTTGGACAAGTTTAACCTTTTTGATTCCACAAAAATATATGGAAGTCTATAAAGATTTTAAATTAATGGAGTTGTTAAAAGCAACTACGTATGTACATTATGTAGTCATTTTTGTTTTTTTAATATTATTCTACAGAAATTACAATTCTATTTCAATTACAGATAGTACTAAAAGATTAATGAATAAAATTTTATCTGTTAGAAAAACAGTTAGGTATTATGTGTATTACAATTTAGGAACCATCATCGTTTCTAATATTGTTTTAATGTTTATTTTATTAGGACAGCCAGATGTCTTAACAAAAGTAATGAACCCAAATGGTTTAAATATAGAAACTAATACTGTTATAACAATTTTTATAGTTACTAGTGCAATATTAGTAGTAATAACCTTTACAATTATTTGGCTATTTTATAAGTTTACTTATGGAAGATTACTTAAAAAGTTACATGAAAATTACAAAGAACTCGATCATTTAGAACATTTAAATTGATAACAAAAGCTCCAACATTATGTTGGAGCTTTTCTTTTAAAATGATTTTAATTCAGCTATTAATTTATCTAACATAACATCAGTAAAATCTAAATGTGTCACCATGCGTAGTTTTCCATCACCCATAGAAATAAAATGAATGTTTTTCTCTTCCATTTTAGTTACAAAATCATTCTCATCAACAGTATCATTTGTATAAAAAATGACAATATTCGTTTCAATTGGCTCTACACTTTTTATAAAAGAACAGGCTTCTAAAACTTCTCCAATTTTTTTGGCTCTTAAATGATCGTCCGCTAATCGTTCTACATGATTATCTAATGCATAAATTCCTGCTGCTGCTAAATAACCAGCTTGCCGCATTGCGCCACCAAAGACTTTTCTGATTCGCAATGCTTTTGCAATGTGTTCTTTTGTTCCTAATAAAATAGAACCAATTGGCGCACCCAATCCTTTTGACAAACAAATTGAAATGGTGTCAAATAGTTCTCCGTATTGTGTTGGTGTTTCATTTTTTGCAACCAAGGCATTAAACAATCTTGCTCCGTCTAAATGAAATGCTACGTTTTTTTCTATACAAATTTGTTTTATTTTTTGAAGTTCTTCAAAATCCCAACAAGCGCCACCACCTTTATTTGTGGTGTTTTCTATACAAACCAAACGCGAATAAGGCGCGTGAATATCTGCTCTACCAGAAACCGCATACGCCAATTGTTCTGCAGTAAACATTCCTCTTTCTCCATCAATTAAATGAGAAGTAACTCCTGAATTAAATGCTGCTCCGCCACCTTCAAAATTATACACATGCGCCCACTTATCGCAAAACATTCTGTCTCCAGGTTGTGTATGTAATTTAATTGCAGTTTGATTTGCCATGGTTCCTGACGGAAAAAATAACGCCTCTTCCATTCCAAACATTTTGGCCGCTTTTTTTTGCAACGCATTAATTGTTGGATCACTTTTAAAAACATCGTCTCCAACTTCTGCATTCATCATTGTGGTTAACATTGCCTTTGTTGGCTTGGTAACTGTATCGCTTATTAAATCTATTCTCATTTTTTATTATTACTTATTTTTTAACTTTTACCTTTCGTCTTTTACCTTCTGACTTTTACCTTTTGACTTTTAACTACTTAATCCATTCCTATTGGTGAACCGTCTGGAATTTTTGGTGATTGTACTTTTTTGAATTTAGAAGAATCCTTTTTAAAATCGTCAATACTTTTTATCAGTGCTTCATCGTACATTTTTTGAATTCCTTTTGATTCATTCCTTCTTATAAGGGCTTTGATTTCATCTAGTTTATAAAATACAATTGCTGTTACTTGTTTGTAGTTATTTTGATTTGCCGCTAAATAAAACAACTGATTTAAAACTTGTTCGTTTACAACATTTTGTAGTTCTTGATAATAACTGTTTTTATGCGTTTTTTTGAACGTGTTCTGAACAACTTCATCAATCAATTCTTCTAATCCTAATTGTGTTTTATCTAAACTTTTGTGTACTACTAAACGTGCTGCTCTTTGTGGATGAAACAACAATTCTAAAGTCATTTCTGAAGCCGTTTCTACTGCTCCATAAGGATCAAATTCTGCACCAACTTTACTTTTAAAAGATTCTCTTGTTCTTCCGTAACCAAAAGCTCTTGGCGGAAACAACTTTAATTTTGAAGTAGGAATTGCAATGGTTTCTACATCAATTGTTTTTAATAAAGCCGAGAGTGCTTCTCGTTCTTCCGAACCGGGAATTCTTTTTACGATGGTTTGCTTTCCTCCTTTTATTGCGTAATTATAATCTAATCCTCCAATTATCTTAGAAACCGCCTCTGTTTGATATCGATGTAAAAAATACAACGGAACAAAAACGTCTTCTAATACAGAATAAGGTTCTTTGCTTTTAATATTATCCGCAGAAAATTTATCAATCGCATTTTTTCTAATCTCTAATAAAGAGTTCAATTCATCTGAAACACTTTTCCCATTATCCCATAAATGTGCAAACGCATGTGCACTTCCTTTAGGTCTTGCATCTTGATCGGTAATAAAACGCAATCCTTTTGCAAAAGCAGTATTTAAAATACTTTGTAAACTTTCTTCTTCGTTCTTTACAAATTGTTGATATGAATATGCAACCGTTACTTTATCCCATGCTCCAATTCCTGTTGCGTAGGCATTTGAAAAATCAATTTTTCCATTTTTTAAAGAAAACTGCGGATGTGGATAATCCATTACGGATGATCTGTTAATAGTACTAGCAATGTAATTGTGTGCAAAACCTAATGTATGACCAACTTCATGAGCTGCTAATTGTCTAATTCTTGCCAAGGCCATTTCTAACGCGAATTTGTCATTTGGTGTATTTGTAGCATACGGAGCTTGTAAAGCTTGCGCAATTAAAAAATCTTGTCTAATTCTTAAAGAACCTAAACTTACGTGTCCTTTTATAATTTCTCCAGTTCTTGGATCAGAAATACTTCCGCCATAACTCCAACCTCTTGTAGATCTGTGAACCCACTGAATTACATTGTATCTTAAATCTAACGGATCTGCATCTTTTGGTAACACTTTTACCTGAAAAGCATCTTTATAACCAATGGCTTCAAAAGCTTGATTCCACCATCTTGCACCTTCTAACAAAGCAGATCTTACAGGTTCTGGCGTTCCTGGATCTAAATAATATACAATCGGCTCAACAGGTTCGCTAATTGCAGCATTTGGATTTTTCTTTTCTAATCTGTGTCTGTAAATAAATCTTTTTGTAATGGATTGATTTACTGGCGTAGCATAATCCATATAAGACATCGGAAAAGAACCAGAACGCGGATCGTACACTCTTGGTTTGTATTTATTATCTGGCAATTCTACAAAAGAATGATGCTGATACACCGTTACTGCAGTTGCATTTGGGGTAACCGACCATAAATTTCGTCCTTTTGGTGTTCCTTTAAAAGTCAATAATACATCAAATTCTACATTTTTTTTAAATGCTTTGGTTCTTGCTAAATTAAAAGCGCTTCTAGAAAGATCTACATTGTAAGCTCCTTCTCCGCTTCTAGACAATGTGTTAGAAACTCCAAAAGTATCTTGCATAAAAAACGAAGTTGCATCTACTAAATAGGTGTTGTTTTTTTCTTCTTTGATCACAAAACCATGTAAAACAGATTTTGCAAAAGCTTCTTTTATCGATTTTTTTTCTTCAACATTATCGGTTAATGCTCTATACTCTTGATTTGACTGAATTAATAAAATTTTATTTCCAGCTTTTCTAAAAAACACCACTGCTCCACCTCCCAATTTTCCTCTATCTAAACCAATATCATTAGAACCAATTCCTTCAGAAAGTGCGTTTACATATAAAAACTCACTTTCTAGTTTTGAGATTTCTAAAAATATTTTGTCGGTACTGCTATCATAATAAAAGTTGAAGTACCCTTTATACTTCGTTACTTTTTTATTGTCTTTAAAAAATTGTGAAAAACAGGTTTGATTGATAAAAACAAATAGTACTAAAATGGTCAATTTTTTCATGGTTGATAGATTTTCTATAAAACTATAAAATATTGATGAGAAATAAGATTGAATAAAATATTAAATCATAATTTTTAACTTATTTTTGTTTCACCTATGATTACACAAGAACAAGTAAAAAATATTTCTGATAGAATTTCTAAGCTTCAACAGTATTTAAATATTGAGCAAAAGCTGATAGAAATCAACAATGAAGAAGAAAAAACAATGTCGCCAGATTTTTGGAATAACCCAAAAGAAGCGGAAGCTTTTATGAAAGAACTCAGAATCAAAAAAAAATGGGTAAACGATTATAATACGGTTGTTGGTTTATTAGAAGACGTTCAAGTATTGTTAGATTTTTACAAAGAAGATGAAGTTTCTGAAGAAGAAGTTGTTGCACAATTCACAAAAACAGAAGAAGTACTAGAAGCCATAGAATTCAGAAATATGCTTTCTGATGAAGGCGATAATTTAAGTGCTGTAATTCAAATTACTGCTGGAGCAGGCGGAACAGAGAGTTGCGATTGGGCAGAAATGCTGATGAGAATGTACATGATGTGGGCAGAGAAAAATGGTTTAAAAATCAAAGAATTAAATTATCAAAGTGGAGATTCAGCAGGAATTAAAACCGTGACATTAGAATTTGATGGCGATTATGCTTTTGGTTGGCTAAAAGGAGAAAACGGCGTACATCGTTTGGTACGGATTTCGCCTTTTGATAGCAATGCAAAAAGACATACTTCTTTTGCTTCTGTATATGTGTATCCGGTTGCTGATGATTCTATAGAAATTGAAATAAATCCAGCGGACATTGAAATAACGACAGCAAGATCTAGTGGCGCTGGCGGACAAAATGTGAATAAAGTGGAAACCAAAGTTCAGTTAACACACAAACCAACCGGAATTCAGATTCAATGTTCAAATTCTCGTTCTCAACACGACAATAGAGCAACCGCAATGCAAATGCTAAAATCTCAATTGTACGAAATAGAATTGCAAAAAAGACAAGAAGCCAGAGCTGATATTGAAGCTGGAAAAATGAAAAACGAATGGGGAAGTCAGATCAGAAATTATGTAATGCATCCTTATAAATTAGTGAAAGATGTAAGAACTGCTCACGAAACAGGAAATGTAGACGCTGTTATGAATGGAGATATTGATGCCTTTTTAAAAGCCTTTTTGATGATAAACGGACAAGAAAAAACAGATACAACTTTATAAAAAAAATGATAAAAATATACCACAACAACAGATGCAGCAAATCGCGCTGCGGATTAGAAATTGTAGAAAATTCTGGAAAAGAATTTGAAGTCATTAAATATTTAGAAAACACTCCTTCAGAAAAAGAATTAAAAGAGATAATTGTACTGTTAAATATTGCTCCTATCGATTTAATCAGAAAAAATGAAACTATCTGGAAAGAAAATTACAAAGGAAAAAAATTATCTAACAAAGAAGTAATTAACGCAATGTTACAACATCCCAAATTAATAGAAAGACCAATTGTAGTTAACGGTAATAAAGCTGTAATTGGCAGACCGCCAGAAATTATAAAAACCATCTTATAATTTAACTACTTTTCTTTAACAGAAGTTTAACAAGTCTTTGTTTAAACCAATTAGCAAACCTATTGTCCTATTCATTTAATAATAAATCAAACTAATGAAAAAAACAATTTTAGTTTTAATTTGCCTTTTTAGTATATCGGCACTTTTTGCGCAAAGGCCATCTCAAGCAGCAACGTATGCTGTTTTTGGTAAAGTAATTGACAAAGACACCAAACAACCTTTAGAATACGCTACTATTGTTCTAAAAAACTTAAAAAGCAACAAATTAAGTGGGGGAATTACTGATGGAAAAGGTGAGTTTTACATTAAAATTACTGGCGGTACTTACAATATAAGTATTGAGTTTATTTCTTTTAAAACAATTCGTTTTAATAATAGAACTATTGATAAAAACATCAATCTTGGAACCGTAATTTTATCTGAAGATGGCGAAATGCTTGATGAAGTAAATATCATTCCAGAAAAATCTACCGTAGATATTCGTTTAGATAAAAAAATATATAACGTTGGTAAAGACATGACTGTTAAAGGTGGTAATGTTGCCGATGTTTTAGACAATGTTCCGTCTGT encodes:
- a CDS encoding glutathione peroxidase, with protein sequence METNSSLYNIEIKSISGEKINLSDYKGKKILFVNVASECGFTPQYEGLQELYEQYKDKLMIIGVPSNQFGGQEPGTATEIQSFCKINFGVTFLITEKVDVKGDKQHPLYAWLTQKEQNGVKNSSVKWNFQKYLVDENGKLIDYYFSLTKPMSRKITKYLK
- a CDS encoding TspO/MBR family protein, with product MKNKYILFVIFFVANVGALGIGTILMNDGPASNWYTSLNQAPWTPEGWVFGAAWTTIMVLFSFYMTKLALLFKENNSFLIRLFLVQWILNVSWNYFFFNQHLTIVGFVVIISLWLLVGFFTFNFIKQLKWYTLLIAPYLIWLTIASTLNGYIILYN
- a CDS encoding lycopene cyclase domain-containing protein, with the translated sequence MYLYLLLNIGSISFPLLYSFNKKMNFIKQWKTFFSSILIVATFFIIWDVIFTKNGIWGFNEAYHLPYKIAGLPIDEMLFFICIPYASIFIHYSLEYFKPKLLLSSKAVKGITYFLLIITAVTLFFNLDKWYTSINYSLLILTLLVALFFAEDILKRFYIAFVIILIPFLIVNGILTGSFIAEPVVWYNNSENLGIRLFTIPIEDIGYAFNMLFWVVFLNEQFKKSNFFKTV
- a CDS encoding beta-carotene hydroxylase, translated to MFFALTTLITFLTMEGITWCTHKYVMHGFGWFLHEDHHQPGYPHVFEKNDAFFVVFAIPSILLFYFGIRPEINYLFFIGLGILCYGIAYFLVHDVLIHRRFKWFRNTSSMYLKGLRKAHKIHHKHLDKPDGECFGMLFVPLKYFKKHKG
- a CDS encoding phytoene/squalene synthase family protein encodes the protein MKALFDEVSNNCSKLVTKKYSTSFSLAVKMLSPKIRTAIYNIYGFVRFADEIVDSFHQYDKKKLINKFEADYYEALEDGISLNPILNAFQQTVLQYQISDDLIQAFLKSMKADLYKTAYKTKEEYDSYIYGSADVVGLMCLKVFVNGDIQKYDELKSAAMRLGSAFQKVNFLRDLKDDLEGLQRSYFPNVDFRALNNESKDQIIKEIEEDFEVAFKEGILKLPVEAKFGVYVAYRYYKRLLKKLKQTPSSKIMETRVRISNPMKINLLARSFVKYKLNLI
- a CDS encoding phytoene desaturase family protein, which translates into the protein MKKQIHIIGSGFSSLSASCYLAKAGFDVTVYEKNKTTGGRARQYKKEGFTFDIGPTWYWMPDVFEKFFNDFDKKPSDFYELDRLDPAYQVYFSELESIIISGKLKEIFDAFEKEEKGSSKYLKDFLDAAKFNYNTAIKDLVYRPGVSPLELITPVTIKRINQFFSTIRTQVRKKIKSQKLIQILEFPVLFLGAKPSNTPAFYNFMNYADFGLGTWHPKGGMYKVVEAMTTLASSLGVVFETDANVEKICLDDSGKTTGLIVNDVFIPSDIVVSGADYHHTETLLPTKYRQYSEKYWSKKVFAPSSLLFYVGLDKKLKDVSHHTLFFDTDFDEHARTIYDDPSWPEKPLFYASFPSITDASLAPGGKEVATFLIPLAPGLEDTEELREVYFTKIIDRLENLTNQEVKSSILFKKSYCVNDFIKDYNSYKGNAYGLANILTQTAFLRPKIESKTVKNLFFTGQLTVPGPGVPPSLISGKIVSDLIIKKHSYESTI
- a CDS encoding MerR family transcriptional regulator: MNNIKTSFTIKDLENLSGIKAHTIRIWEKRYQLLSPERTSGNARYYDTKNLQKLLNVSLLNKNNYKISKIAKLSEESIVLIARELANKNALVDNSINAFKMAMFSFDQVLFNQTYNQLLINKTFRDVFKEVFIPFLDHIGLMWQTDTLTPAHEHFVSNLISQKIQINIEKIQQNLLVDDSEVYVLFLPENEIHELGLMYLNYELSLRGKKTIYLGQSIPLDNLNSLLTMFTKIKFISSFTVAPVDLLMNDYISEIDVKLKNTKHEFWAFGNRTKNLNSTDYNGQFLFYKGLIDLLKDL
- a CDS encoding RNA polymerase sigma factor, with amino-acid sequence MQKDLESKFLLDFEQNQNIVHKVCRIYTTNQDAHNDLFQEVVIQLWKNYSKFRGDSKFSTWMYRVALNTAISLYRKSTRSIKTQDIDDFSYRIKSSEYDNTEELQLEALYKAIHQLNDIDKALIFLYLENKPYKEISETLGITEVNARVKMNRAKEKLKNILNP
- a CDS encoding threonine aldolase family protein, with the protein product MRIDLISDTVTKPTKAMLTTMMNAEVGDDVFKSDPTINALQKKAAKMFGMEEALFFPSGTMANQTAIKLHTQPGDRMFCDKWAHVYNFEGGGAAFNSGVTSHLIDGERGMFTAEQLAYAVSGRADIHAPYSRLVCIENTTNKGGGACWDFEELQKIKQICIEKNVAFHLDGARLFNALVAKNETPTQYGELFDTISICLSKGLGAPIGSILLGTKEHIAKALRIRKVFGGAMRQAGYLAAAGIYALDNHVERLADDHLRAKKIGEVLEACSFIKSVEPIETNIVIFYTNDTVDENDFVTKMEEKNIHFISMGDGKLRMVTHLDFTDVMLDKLIAELKSF
- a CDS encoding zinc-dependent metalloprotease, with product MKKLTILVLFVFINQTCFSQFFKDNKKVTKYKGYFNFYYDSSTDKIFLEISKLESEFLYVNALSEGIGSNDIGLDRGKLGGGAVVFFRKAGNKILLIQSNQEYRALTDNVEEKKSIKEAFAKSVLHGFVIKEEKNNTYLVDATSFFMQDTFGVSNTLSRSGEGAYNVDLSRSAFNLARTKAFKKNVEFDVLLTFKGTPKGRNLWSVTPNATAVTVYQHHSFVELPDNKYKPRVYDPRSGSFPMSYMDYATPVNQSITKRFIYRHRLEKKNPNAAISEPVEPIVYYLDPGTPEPVRSALLEGARWWNQAFEAIGYKDAFQVKVLPKDADPLDLRYNVIQWVHRSTRGWSYGGSISDPRTGEIIKGHVSLGSLRIRQDFLIAQALQAPYATNTPNDKFALEMALARIRQLAAHEVGHTLGFAHNYIASTINRSSVMDYPHPQFSLKNGKIDFSNAYATGIGAWDKVTVAYSYQQFVKNEEESLQSILNTAFAKGLRFITDQDARPKGSAHAFAHLWDNGKSVSDELNSLLEIRKNAIDKFSADNIKSKEPYSVLEDVFVPLYFLHRYQTEAVSKIIGGLDYNYAIKGGKQTIVKRIPGSEEREALSALLKTIDVETIAIPTSKLKLFPPRAFGYGRTRESFKSKVGAEFDPYGAVETASEMTLELLFHPQRAARLVVHKSLDKTQLGLEELIDEVVQNTFKKTHKNSYYQELQNVVNEQVLNQLFYLAANQNNYKQVTAIVFYKLDEIKALIRRNESKGIQKMYDEALIKSIDDFKKDSSKFKKVQSPKIPDGSPIGMD